In Candidatus Binatia bacterium, the sequence GGAGGAGGCGATGGGGCCAGCTTCAAGAAGTTCATCATCAAGGCCCGTCTCGACTATCTGGGTTCCGGCGGCAAGCCTGCGGAAGCCCCGAGTGCGAGCCCGCCAGCTGCGGGGAAGAAGGGTACGTAGGGATCAATCGCATGAACGAGCTGCTCGATCGATTTATCGAGTTGCCGGCACGCCAGCGGATACTGCTCCTGGTGGGCGCAGTGGTGCTGGTCTTCGCGGCGTATGCCAACTTCCTGTACTGGCCGCGGAGCGCTGAAATTGAGCGGAAGGGACGGCACCATGAGGATCTTCGTCAAGACCGGAATCGGAAGGCGGCGCTCGTGTCTAACCTCGACCGCACGCGGGAAGAGGTCGCGAAGCTCAACGGCGACCTCCGGTCGGCCATCGCCCAGCTTCCTGACACCAAAGAGATCCCCGATCTATTGAGCAATATTTCGTCTCTCGGCCGGGAATCGGGCTTGGAGATCATCCAGTTCAGGCAGCGGCCGGAGCAGTACGAAGATTTCTACGCTGCGGTCCCGGTCGATATCCTGGTGCGGGGCGCCTACAACCAGGTGGCCGCTTTTTTTGACAAGGTGTCGCGCATGGCCCGCATCGTCAATGTCACCAACGTGGCCATCAAGAGCCCACCCAAAGCTGAGGGCGATACCGTTCCGTTGGACACCTCGTGCGCGGCCGTGACCTTTCGGTTTCTCGATGCGGCCGAGCGCGAACGTATCGCCAAGCAGAAGGAGAAGGAAAAAGGGGGTAAGCCGTGAAGGCGCTTGGGGCCATGTTGGCACTGCTTGCTCTGCCCTGGCTTGCGTCGGCGCACGCCGAGCAAGCATCACCGCCAGCGGCTGTCGATGGCGGTGCGAGCGCAGCGCCCGCTACGACGGCAAAGGGGGCCACGCATCGCGATCCCTTCCGTCCTTTCACCCTGGATATGCACCCCGAAGCACGTGTCCAAGCGACACCGCTGCAGCGGTACGACCTCGGCCAGCTGACGGTCGTCGCCACCATGTGGGATGTGAATCCGCCGCGGGCCATGGTCGAGGACAGCTTTGGCATGGGGTACATCGTCACGCTTGGAACGCCTATCGGACGTAACGGTGGCGTGGTCACGGCAATCGAACCGCAACGTGTGGTGGTGGAGGAACGCGGGCTCGATTTATACGGTAAAGAGCAAACCAATCGGATCGTTTTGGAGACGCCCAAGGAGGAGGGTCCCAGTCAACCAGTACGGGAGCGGAAATGATGCGATGGAGCGGGTCGGGTGCTTTTCGGTGGAGTATTGTCATTATGTGCGTCGCGACGCTTACGGGATGCGTGCGGCGTGGTGTTACCTCCGAAGAAGCGGTGTCGCCTGCCGTCTCCTCTGTGGAAGCCGGTGCGCAGGGAGAGCTCACTGAGACTGCGCTTCCGCAGGCCGCGGGGGCGCCGGCCGCCGCCGCGCTCGATGTTCGCGAGATTAAGCTCATAGAGGATAACGGCCAGCACGGCTTGTTTGTCAAGCTGAACCGGGCTCCGTCTGGGGTGACGCATTACGCCCTGGCGCAGCCTAATCGCCTGGTGATCGAAGTCGCGGGCGCCGACGGCGAAGGCGAAACCAGCGCCCAAAAGTATGCTGTGAACGACCCGGTGATTAACGAAGTCCGGGTCGCCCGTCACGAAGGCAAGATCCGTCTCACGTTGGGACTGCGCGGCGACACCGTGCCGACCTGTACGGTGGACAGTCTCAACGATACCGTCATCGCTTTCCTCGGAGAACCGACCGGGGGGACTCAGCCGGTGCGGGAGCAAGTCGTTTTCACGCGCCGCGCCGTCGGAAACCTGCCTCTGGAAACGGCGGCGGCCTCTGTGGCGCCGCAGCCGGAGACCAAGCCCGCGCGGCTCGCTTCTCCGCCACCGAAGCCGCTCGCCGAGCGTCAAGACGCTCCAGCCAGTGCGCGTAGGGATGACGCGCCTCGGGTTACTCCGGGAGGCCCACGTCAGCCCTATCATGGCCAGCATGTGTCGTTGGACTTCAAGGATGCCGATATCCACAACGTGCTGCGTTTGCTGGCCGAGGTCAGCAAACTCAATGTTGTGGCCACGGATGACGTGCGCGGCAAGGTGACGCTGCGCCTGTTCGACGTCCCCTGGGACCAAGCTCTCGACATCGTCCTCCAGGTGCTGAACCTCGAAAGCGAGCAGGAGGGCAACGTCATCCGCATTTCGACGGTCAAACGGTTGCGCGAAGAGCGTGAGGAACTGCGGAGAGCGCAGGAGGCTGCCAAGGCTGTCGAGCCGCTGCGAGTCGAATACCTTCGCGTCAACTACGCGAAGGCAAGCAAACTGGCGGAGATCATCAGCGGCCGTGTAGCTGCGGGTGCCACTCGGCAGGCGGCGCAAGGTGGTCAGACGGAAATGGGAGTGCTGACCAACCGCGGTAGCGTCTTCGTCGATGAGTATTCCAATACCCTGGTGGTGCGTGACATCCAACGCGGCATTGATAACGCCCGCGAACTGGTCCGCCGCCTCGACGTGCAAACGCCGCAGGTGTTGATTGAATCCAGTATCGTCGAGGCGACCACGGATTTCGCCCGCGACCTGGGTGTGCAGTGGGGATATAAGCATTCGGTCGGACCGCAGACCGGAAACCCGACCGGGGTCAATTTCCCCGGTACCATCGGGCTTGGTGGCTCAGGCCTGGGTACGGCGGCCAATGGGTTGCCGTTTATCGCCGATTTTCCGGCCAACGTTAAATTAGGGTCCGGCAGCGCGCTCGATTTGGCGCTGGGATCGATTGATGGCAGCCAGGCGCTGGACATCCGACTGTCCGCTCTCGAAACACAGGGCAAGGCACGGATCATTTCCCGTCCTCGGGTCGTGACCCTGAACAGCGTGGCGGCCACCATCAAGAGCCTGACGATCCTGCGCGTCAAACTGCCGGGGACCGGCACGGTCATCAACACCGGCGCGGGAGGGGCCGCTGGAGCCACATCGACTGCGACGGAAAAGATCGAGACCGGCATCATCCTGAACGTCACGCCACAAGTTTCGTCTGACGGGTTTGTGCTGCTCGACATATTCGCCAAATCCAGCCAGGCGGATTTCACGCACCTGACCGACGGCATTCCAAACGAAATCAGCCGCGAGGCCAATTCACACGTCTTGATCAAGGAAGGTCAGACGGTTGTGTTGGGAGGCATCTACCGCGACAACGCGGACTCCCAGCAGTCGGGGATTCCGTTCCTGAAGGACATCCCCGGTTTGGGCTGGCTGTTCCGGGATACCAATCGAAGCGACCGCCGTGAGGACCTGCTCGTATTCCTGACACCGCGGGTGATGGGCGGACCAACTCGAGGGCTGCCTTCGGCCGAAGAACTATGGACGCATCGCGAGTAAGACCGCCGCGCTACGGGTCGCGCGTGCGTGCCGCCCAGCGGTGCTTCGCGCCGTCCCTGTCGATGGCCGCGCCATGTGTGGGGGGGGGGCCGTGAACCAGAGCAGCGCCCGGCACTTGGCCGACCCACGTACCGAGACGGTCACGGTGGAACTCGGTGATCGTTCGTATCCGATCGTCATCGGCAGTCGCTTGCTCGAAGAACTCGGTACGCGCTTGGCGATCCGATTCGGCGGCGGTTCCGTCGCCGTTGTGACGAATCCTACCGTGGGGCATCTCTATCTGAGTGGCGTCGAGACAGCGTTGCGGCATGCGGGATTTGATGTCGTCAAGGTGGAAATTCCAGATGGTGAAGCGCACAAGAATCTGACCTGGCTTGCTTTCATCTACGATCGTTTGCTGGATGCGGGCCTCGAACGCTCGTCCCCGATCGTGGCCCTCGGCGGCGGCGTGATCGGCGATCTTGCCGGCTTCGCCGCAGCAACCTTTCTGCGCGGTGTGCCGTTCGTGCAGGTGCCAACCACCCTGCTGGCACAGGTGGATTCCAGCGTGGGTGGCAAGACCGGCATCAATCATCCAGCCGGAAAGAATCTGATCGGCGCGTTCTACCAACCGGGATTGGTGCTGATCGACATCGCGACGCTGAAGACCCTCCCGCGGCGCGAGCTGGTGGCTGGCTTGGCTGAGGTGATCAAGTACGGCGTGATTCTGGATGCGAAGTTGTTCGCGCTCGTCGAGAAAGAACTCGATGGCATTCTGTCGCTGGACGAGGAGTTGCTGCGCTACGTGGTGCGACGCTGCTGCGAGCTGAAGGCCATGGTGGTCCATCGCGACGAGCGTGAATCCGACTATCGCTCGATTTTGAATTTTGGCCACACCGTGGGTCACGCCCTCGAAGCGCTCACCGGATACCAACGTTATCTGCACGGAGAAGCGGTTGCCGTCGGCATGGCCTTTGCTGCCAAGCTTTCATCCGTTCGCGGCTACTGCACCAAGGAAACAACGCAGCGCATCGGGGAATTGCTGAAGCGGGCGGGGCTGCCGGTCGAAATGCCGCAGGGAGTGTCGGAGCAGCAATTGGCTAGCGCCATCAAGGGCGACAAGAAAGTATCGAGTGGCAAGGTGAAGTTCGTTTGCATCGAGGATCTGGGCCGAACCCGATTTGAGCACTTCACGGGGCCTGAGGTGGCTGCGCTGGCGGCGAGGTGAACGGAAGGAGGAGTTCATGCGGCGGCTGTGCGGATTCATAACCGGGACTGTTCTGATGACAGTGCTGTGGAGCGGATGCGGTTCGACAAGCAATAATGACCAGTTAGTCATGCAGTTTATCAGCTTCGACAACACCGGAATCATCCAAGAAGACTCCGTGGGTGAGACGAGTGCTGTCGTCGACAATGTTCAGGAGAAGCCGTGCTCAGGGACGCAGGACAATGAACTCTTTACCGACACCCTGATCAACGCGGTCTTCCTCAACAACGAGGCTTCTGACATTACTTTGGATCACGTCGTGATCGACGTTGGCCCGACAAGTGGCTCCGTGGTGCCGCCGCACGCTATCGGCAGAACCCTTCCCGGCGGTTCGTGCTCCAACATCTCCGGACAACATTGCGCGTCTGATGCGGATTGTCTTGCCGTATCCGGGGCGTGTGTGCACAGCGACACCACCGTCAGCGACATTCTGCTCTTCTCAACCGACGAGAAGACGCGCATCCGTAGCGGTACGTATCCCGTGAATATCACTTTCTTTGGCTTCGACGCGAATCGGTCCTTTCAAACCAGCACCGTGTACTCGGTCACCTTCAGGGACCTGCAGAACTGCACCACTACGGGGGGTGGGGTGACGCCAACGGCACCGCTTGGGTCGACGCCGACCGCAACTCGCACGCCGACCGCAACTCGCACGCCGACCGCAATGTCGACACCTACCGCGTGATGTGAGGAGACGAGAGATGGAGCGCCAGATGATGAGAGCCAGGTTGGGCCTGATAGCTGGCCTGGCGTTGCTGGTTGTGAGCTGCGGCGGAGGAGGCGGTGGAACGTCATCGATACCCCTGGCTACAAGTGGCAACCAGAGGACGGCGAGTTCCAACGCCGGGTCGATTACGTTACGCATCGACAATCTCAATCTGAACGCGAATGATACGACGCCCTTCAGTGTGGTGCTCAATAGTTCGAACGGTCACCCGGTTGGTGAGGGCACACCGGTCACGATCGTTGCCGATCCGGGTTTGAGTGTATCGATACCTGGCAGTACGACGACCGGGACGACAACCACCGCGCTCACAGGCGCGGACGGCTCGGTATCCGGCGGCGCGACCGCTACCGGACAAGCGGCCGGAGCACTAGCCCTGGTCGCGTCCGCCCCTGACGCACCCTTCAGCGGCCTTTCGGTGGCACTGACAATTCTGGTGAGTCCGCCTCCCGCACCTTCGACACAGACGCCGACGGAAACGCCAACGCAAGGGACGCCGACGGTTACTCTGACGCCCTCGGTGACGACGGCGCCCACGGCGACTGTAACCCCCACTCCGACGTCGACGCCGCAGCCTTGTGCGGACGTGCAGACGATCATTGCGCAGGCCGATTCCCCGAACATCAGTAGCCAGGCTGGCGGGAGTACCAAGATTACCGCGGTGGTGTTCGACTCGGACAATGTCAGTGTGCCTCGGGTCAATGTGTTGTTCGATGTGCAGCCGCGGATTGCATCCTTCAGCCAGATCGTGCGGGCAACTGACGACAGCGGCACGGCGGCGACTACGCTTACCATCCCTCCCGGTTCCAGTATCGGTGCGCTGACCGTCTCGACTTCGGCCTGCGGCAAATCGGGCACCGTGACCGTGAACGTTGTGTCTGGTGTGAGTACGAAACCGGTCACCACGGTCGTACTGCAGGCGGATCCTTCGACGGTCGGAAATCTTTCGGGCGGCACCATAAACCTCAGCGCGGCCGTCTTTGATTCTGATAATGCGCCGATCAACGGTCTCGACGTATTGTTCATAACGCCGCTGGGACACGTGAATCCTCTGACTACCCGTACGACCGTGACCGGATCCCAGAACGGCATCGCCAGCTCGGTCCTGCAAATTCCGGCGGGGGCTCCGGAAGGTCCCGTCACCATCAACGCACTGGCCGGCGGGGTCAACGGCTCCACCACAGTCACTATCGTGGCGGGGCGTGTTCCCCCCGGCACGATCAATCCGGGTGTGCCGCCAGGCGAGCCCGCCGGGATTACGCTGGGAGCTAGCCCCACGCACGTGCAGGTTGCGGGCACGGGCGGAATAGAGCTGGCCATGGTGATTGGCAGGGTCTTCGACAACAATGGCAACCCACTGAGTGGCGTCAGTGTGCACTACCACGTGGTGACCGCTCAAAGCGCTCCGGGTGCTGTGATTCTTCCGGTGACGACCCCGGTTCCGACGGGCTCACCGACTCCGACGCCTGCGACGCTGTGTCCGCCCGATGATCCAGTGTCCATTTCCGACATCGCCGGTTTCGCGG encodes:
- the aroB gene encoding 3-dehydroquinate synthase, with translation MNQSSARHLADPRTETVTVELGDRSYPIVIGSRLLEELGTRLAIRFGGGSVAVVTNPTVGHLYLSGVETALRHAGFDVVKVEIPDGEAHKNLTWLAFIYDRLLDAGLERSSPIVALGGGVIGDLAGFAAATFLRGVPFVQVPTTLLAQVDSSVGGKTGINHPAGKNLIGAFYQPGLVLIDIATLKTLPRRELVAGLAEVIKYGVILDAKLFALVEKELDGILSLDEELLRYVVRRCCELKAMVVHRDERESDYRSILNFGHTVGHALEALTGYQRYLHGEAVAVGMAFAAKLSSVRGYCTKETTQRIGELLKRAGLPVEMPQGVSEQQLASAIKGDKKVSSGKVKFVCIEDLGRTRFEHFTGPEVAALAAR
- the pilQ gene encoding type IV pilus secretin PilQ; the protein is MCVATLTGCVRRGVTSEEAVSPAVSSVEAGAQGELTETALPQAAGAPAAAALDVREIKLIEDNGQHGLFVKLNRAPSGVTHYALAQPNRLVIEVAGADGEGETSAQKYAVNDPVINEVRVARHEGKIRLTLGLRGDTVPTCTVDSLNDTVIAFLGEPTGGTQPVREQVVFTRRAVGNLPLETAAASVAPQPETKPARLASPPPKPLAERQDAPASARRDDAPRVTPGGPRQPYHGQHVSLDFKDADIHNVLRLLAEVSKLNVVATDDVRGKVTLRLFDVPWDQALDIVLQVLNLESEQEGNVIRISTVKRLREEREELRRAQEAAKAVEPLRVEYLRVNYAKASKLAEIISGRVAAGATRQAAQGGQTEMGVLTNRGSVFVDEYSNTLVVRDIQRGIDNARELVRRLDVQTPQVLIESSIVEATTDFARDLGVQWGYKHSVGPQTGNPTGVNFPGTIGLGGSGLGTAANGLPFIADFPANVKLGSGSALDLALGSIDGSQALDIRLSALETQGKARIISRPRVVTLNSVAATIKSLTILRVKLPGTGTVINTGAGGAAGATSTATEKIETGIILNVTPQVSSDGFVLLDIFAKSSQADFTHLTDGIPNEISREANSHVLIKEGQTVVLGGIYRDNADSQQSGIPFLKDIPGLGWLFRDTNRSDRREDLLVFLTPRVMGGPTRGLPSAEELWTHRE
- a CDS encoding pilus assembly protein PilP, producing MKALGAMLALLALPWLASAHAEQASPPAAVDGGASAAPATTAKGATHRDPFRPFTLDMHPEARVQATPLQRYDLGQLTVVATMWDVNPPRAMVEDSFGMGYIVTLGTPIGRNGGVVTAIEPQRVVVEERGLDLYGKEQTNRIVLETPKEEGPSQPVRERK
- a CDS encoding type 4a pilus biogenesis protein PilO — protein: MNELLDRFIELPARQRILLLVGAVVLVFAAYANFLYWPRSAEIERKGRHHEDLRQDRNRKAALVSNLDRTREEVAKLNGDLRSAIAQLPDTKEIPDLLSNISSLGRESGLEIIQFRQRPEQYEDFYAAVPVDILVRGAYNQVAAFFDKVSRMARIVNVTNVAIKSPPKAEGDTVPLDTSCAAVTFRFLDAAERERIAKQKEKEKGGKP